The Planktothrix sp. FACHB-1365 genome has a segment encoding these proteins:
- the serS gene encoding serine--tRNA ligase, which translates to MLDIKLIRENPAAVQDRLKVRGEYDLQPILTLDEQRRQLEQERIVLQTRSNDIGKLVGEKIKSGCDPKGEEIKALREEGQQLKVKLSELEPKEKEIDAQITQLLLPIPNLPSESTPVGKDERENVEVRRWGDEYIPQNPNILHHADIGEKLNLLEFKQAVKVAQARFVALKGAGAALERALIQFMLDRHTNNGYIEVMPPLLVNSTSLTATGQLPKFAEESFKCDSDDLWLIPTSEVSVMNLYRDEILEAEQLPIYHCSYTPCFRREAGSYGKDTRGLIRLHQFNKVEMVKLVHPDTSEAEHEKLVQDAEGVLQALKLPYRVIELCTGDLGFSAAKCYDIEVWLPSAGTYREISSCSNVKDFQARRANIRFKEAGKKGTQYIHALNGSGLAVGRTMAAILENYQQPDETIRIPDVLQPYLGREIL; encoded by the coding sequence GTGTTAGATATTAAATTAATTCGGGAAAATCCAGCCGCAGTGCAAGACCGCCTAAAGGTACGAGGCGAGTATGATTTGCAACCGATTTTAACCTTAGATGAACAACGTCGCCAACTGGAACAGGAACGCATTGTATTGCAAACCCGAAGTAATGATATTGGTAAATTAGTTGGGGAGAAAATTAAATCAGGATGTGACCCTAAAGGGGAAGAAATTAAAGCCTTAAGAGAAGAAGGTCAACAACTGAAAGTAAAGTTGAGTGAATTGGAGCCAAAGGAAAAAGAAATTGATGCTCAAATCACTCAATTATTATTACCCATTCCCAATTTACCCAGTGAATCTACTCCGGTAGGAAAAGATGAACGAGAGAATGTAGAAGTTAGACGCTGGGGAGATGAATATATTCCCCAAAATCCTAATATTTTGCATCATGCAGATATTGGCGAAAAACTAAATTTATTAGAGTTTAAACAGGCGGTTAAAGTCGCTCAAGCGAGATTTGTAGCGTTAAAAGGTGCAGGTGCTGCCTTAGAACGGGCGTTAATTCAATTTATGTTAGACCGCCATACAAATAACGGTTATATTGAAGTCATGCCCCCGTTATTAGTTAATAGTACCTCCTTAACGGCAACGGGTCAACTACCGAAATTTGCCGAAGAAAGTTTTAAATGTGATTCCGATGATTTATGGTTAATTCCGACCTCTGAAGTATCCGTCATGAATTTGTATCGAGATGAGATTTTAGAGGCGGAACAATTACCCATTTATCATTGTTCTTATACCCCTTGTTTTCGCCGAGAAGCCGGAAGTTATGGGAAAGATACCAGGGGGTTAATTCGGTTACATCAATTTAATAAAGTGGAAATGGTGAAACTGGTTCATCCTGACACTTCAGAAGCAGAACATGAGAAATTAGTACAGGATGCTGAAGGGGTTTTACAAGCGTTAAAATTACCTTACCGGGTGATAGAATTATGTACGGGAGATTTAGGATTTTCCGCCGCCAAATGTTATGATATTGAGGTGTGGTTGCCCTCGGCGGGAACCTATCGCGAGATTTCTAGTTGTTCCAATGTTAAAGATTTTCAAGCTCGACGTGCCAATATTCGCTTTAAAGAAGCGGGTAAAAAAGGTACACAATATATTCATGCGTTAAATGGTTCTGGGTTAGCCGTTGGTCGCACTATGGCTGCAATTTTAGAAAATTATCAACAACCTGATGAAACCATCCGTATTCCTGACGTTTTACAACCCTATTTAGGACGAGAAATCCTCTAA
- a CDS encoding WD40 repeat domain-containing protein, whose protein sequence is MFIKQINWKISTVLAMTTAVIMGVTLAKNFSRLNATSPELKSSLSLSSMQTLKDHSGWIYAIAMTPDGQTLISGGYGGFIKIWNLQTGQLQKTVNAHVDAVESLALSPDGKVIISASWDNEIKLWNFTTGQLIQTLKGHSDDIKAIAISPDGKLLASGSTDHTIRLWNLSTGQLLKILDNKDWVTSIAFSPDRQTLATGSENGNITIWSLTDEGNYTLMQHSAAVHALAFSPNGTILASGSADHSVKLWNFKTGKVLHSLNHHSADILSVVFSPNGDILASGSYDKTINLWNPTTGKLLNHLSEHHHPIWSLVFNPEGTILASASGDETIKLWSMPHPQPLVQKTPIPITNKELIQHLNQQLYDIIDQRWQANLMLKNLLIYQVVLNEKGKIIAYKPFNSAAVQEMQKTAPLFQPDAQSSLQSFAQFQVVLSPSGLLEVTPWEGWR, encoded by the coding sequence ATGTTTATCAAACAAATTAATTGGAAAATTTCAACAGTTTTAGCAATGACAACCGCAGTTATTATGGGTGTTACATTAGCAAAGAATTTCTCAAGATTAAATGCAACATCCCCTGAGCTTAAATCAAGTTTATCATTGTCCTCTATGCAAACCTTAAAAGATCATTCAGGATGGATTTATGCGATCGCAATGACTCCCGATGGTCAAACATTAATTAGTGGAGGTTATGGCGGTTTTATTAAAATTTGGAATTTGCAAACAGGTCAATTACAAAAAACCGTAAATGCTCACGTTGATGCCGTTGAATCTTTAGCGCTGAGTCCTGACGGAAAAGTGATCATTAGTGCGAGTTGGGATAATGAAATTAAACTGTGGAATTTTACAACAGGTCAACTGATTCAAACCCTTAAAGGTCATAGCGATGATATTAAAGCAATTGCCATTAGTCCCGATGGGAAATTGTTAGCTTCTGGGAGTACAGATCACACCATTCGGTTGTGGAATTTGTCTACAGGTCAACTTCTAAAAATCCTTGATAATAAAGATTGGGTGACTTCAATTGCCTTTAGTCCTGATCGTCAAACTTTAGCAACGGGAAGCGAAAATGGTAATATTACAATTTGGTCTTTAACCGATGAAGGAAACTATACCTTAATGCAGCATTCTGCGGCGGTTCACGCCTTAGCTTTTAGTCCTAATGGTACAATTTTAGCTAGTGGTAGTGCAGACCATAGCGTCAAATTGTGGAACTTTAAAACCGGGAAAGTTCTGCATTCGTTAAATCACCATTCCGCAGATATTTTATCCGTTGTTTTTAGCCCCAATGGAGATATTTTAGCGAGTGGAAGTTATGACAAAACCATTAATTTATGGAATCCCACTACGGGGAAACTCTTAAACCATTTATCCGAACATCATCATCCTATTTGGTCATTAGTCTTTAATCCTGAAGGTACAATTTTAGCGAGTGCTAGTGGGGATGAAACGATTAAACTTTGGTCAATGCCTCATCCTCAACCTTTGGTACAAAAAACACCTATACCGATTACTAATAAGGAATTAATTCAACACTTAAATCAACAACTTTATGATATAATTGATCAACGTTGGCAAGCTAATCTAATGCTTAAAAATTTATTGATTTATCAAGTTGTTTTAAATGAAAAAGGCAAAATCATTGCCTATAAACCCTTTAACTCAGCCGCTGTTCAGGAAATGCAAAAAACCGCCCCCTTGTTCCAACCGGATGCTCAATCTTCCCTTCAATCTTTTGCTCAATTTCAGGTGGTCTTATCTCCCTCTGGACTGCTGGAAGTTACCCCTTGGGAAGGGTGGAGATAA
- a CDS encoding ferric reductase-like transmembrane domain-containing protein — MQLFQLEFNPVSFAALLGFLAVGAYILTLLPTTLRIVFPATTKTGIPKWLLKYRRWIGLLSFCLAVGHAYIYIKQRNFDWLDIKTYWFYFQGTSTLTIFTLLAITSNDWSVKRLKKNWKKLQQLTYWAMFLLTWHIWAIMAHHWTYLTPFGMVSMLIVIILFLYRQWIVHHQSNSQKQGFCKKI; from the coding sequence ATGCAACTATTTCAACTTGAATTTAATCCAGTTTCCTTTGCAGCTTTATTAGGATTTTTAGCGGTTGGTGCTTATATTCTAACATTACTTCCAACCACGTTAAGAATTGTTTTCCCAGCCACGACTAAAACAGGGATTCCTAAATGGTTGTTGAAATATCGGCGTTGGATTGGTCTTTTATCATTTTGTTTAGCGGTTGGTCATGCTTATATTTATATTAAACAAAGAAATTTTGATTGGTTAGATATTAAAACCTATTGGTTCTATTTTCAAGGAACTTCAACGTTAACGATTTTTACGTTATTGGCAATTACTTCTAATGATTGGAGTGTTAAACGCCTTAAGAAAAATTGGAAGAAATTACAACAGTTAACGTATTGGGCAATGTTTTTATTAACCTGGCATATTTGGGCAATTATGGCTCACCATTGGACATATTTAACACCCTTTGGCATGGTGTCAATGTTAATCGTTATTATTTTATTTTTGTATCGTCAATGGATTGTTCATCATCAAAGCAATTCTCAAAAACAGGGTTTCTGTAAAAAAATTTAA
- a CDS encoding response regulator transcription factor produces the protein MNVLLIEDQPKIANFVQMGLKEQGFVVNYCDNGDDGYLEAMNNDYDVIVLDIMIPGKDGLAILKSLRKAGRNIPVILLTARNELEDRLEGLNLGADDYISKPFFVEELIARIHAVVRRSIGERQNIIAYGALKLDRITREVTCNQQIVELTTREFNLLEYLMRSPGRVLTRTQILEHVWGYDFNPNTNVVDVCIQRIRKKIDCIGGNDCIESVRGVGYRFRKPES, from the coding sequence ATGAATGTCCTGTTGATTGAAGATCAACCCAAAATCGCCAATTTTGTACAAATGGGTTTGAAAGAACAAGGGTTTGTGGTTAACTATTGTGACAACGGCGATGACGGGTATTTAGAAGCGATGAACAATGACTATGATGTAATTGTTCTCGATATTATGATCCCCGGAAAAGATGGATTAGCCATTCTCAAAAGTCTCCGCAAAGCCGGACGGAATATTCCGGTTATTTTACTTACCGCACGCAATGAATTAGAAGACCGACTGGAAGGACTTAATTTAGGTGCAGATGACTATATTTCTAAACCTTTCTTTGTCGAAGAATTAATCGCGCGAATTCATGCAGTTGTCCGTCGGAGCATCGGAGAACGCCAAAATATTATTGCTTATGGTGCTCTAAAATTAGATCGAATTACCAGAGAAGTGACCTGTAATCAACAAATTGTTGAACTCACCACTCGTGAGTTTAATTTATTAGAATATTTAATGCGATCGCCGGGACGAGTCTTAACTCGAACACAAATCTTAGAACACGTTTGGGGGTATGATTTCAATCCCAATACCAATGTTGTCGATGTCTGTATTCAACGCATTAGAAAAAAAATTGATTGTATCGGAGGAAATGATTGTATTGAAAGCGTGCGCGGTGTAGGTTATCGCTTTCGGAAACCGGAGTCATGA
- a CDS encoding cell wall metabolism sensor histidine kinase WalK — protein MKHHSFRVRIALLSATLTGGSLIAFSLGFWGLNYNAHLARLDAELRNQLLQSDHIQGQPSLQVYETQLSHHFKDIPITIWVIDREGFTQYRSPNMPNFNLEISDFPPFPLPPHHLDFPHTPDRSRPPDFPDAPRRLRRPPRNFEPHFPPPPPEAKIMTRRSSSGLWRVGLVTFPHQKVAIAVSFRGIDQEMASMRNGFLVSIPILLLMIVGASWLLSSSALHPIQRLTKSIRQVTAKGLDQRVPINTTDIEFVELIQVFNQMLERLERSFKQASRFSGDAAHELKTPLAILQGELEQMLQKAETESSTQQALSHLLDEVRRLGGTTRKLLLLSLADAGQMRLYQTPVNLSSVLADQIEDIELLAPDLILKTDINPELIVSGDQDLLTQVLQNLIGNAIKYNLPEGWIKIQGYQRGKKVIITVTNTSKDIPLKDRDRLFDRFYRGDPARTRQIEGIGLGLSLAREIARAHQGDLTLDPPQLGQTSFTFTLPQAGSK, from the coding sequence ATGAAACACCACTCTTTTCGAGTCCGTATTGCGCTGTTATCTGCAACCCTAACCGGAGGGTCTTTAATCGCCTTTAGTTTAGGATTTTGGGGGCTAAATTATAATGCTCATCTCGCCCGTTTAGACGCAGAACTTAGAAATCAACTATTACAAAGTGATCATATCCAAGGACAACCTTCATTACAGGTTTATGAAACTCAATTAAGCCATCATTTTAAGGATATTCCTATCACTATTTGGGTCATTGATAGAGAGGGTTTTACTCAATATCGCTCCCCCAATATGCCAAATTTTAACCTCGAAATTTCTGATTTTCCCCCATTTCCCTTACCTCCCCATCATTTAGATTTTCCCCATACTCCCGATAGGTCTCGTCCCCCCGATTTTCCCGATGCTCCCCGTCGTTTGCGCCGTCCTCCCCGTAATTTTGAACCCCATTTCCCTCCCCCTCCTCCTGAAGCTAAAATTATGACCCGGCGGTCTTCTTCGGGATTGTGGCGTGTTGGTTTAGTCACGTTTCCCCATCAAAAAGTTGCGATCGCTGTGAGTTTCAGGGGTATTGATCAGGAAATGGCATCAATGCGGAATGGGTTTTTAGTGTCAATTCCTATCCTATTATTAATGATTGTAGGTGCTTCTTGGCTTTTATCCAGTAGTGCATTACACCCGATTCAACGATTAACAAAAAGTATCCGACAAGTGACAGCAAAAGGACTAGATCAGCGTGTTCCTATTAACACAACAGATATTGAATTTGTCGAATTAATTCAAGTGTTTAATCAAATGTTAGAACGTTTAGAACGTAGCTTTAAACAAGCGTCTCGCTTTAGTGGAGATGCGGCTCATGAACTCAAAACTCCCCTGGCTATTCTTCAAGGAGAATTAGAACAAATGTTACAAAAAGCAGAAACAGAATCATCCACACAGCAAGCCTTAAGTCATCTTTTAGATGAAGTTAGACGTTTAGGAGGAACAACCCGAAAATTATTATTATTATCCTTAGCTGATGCTGGACAAATGCGATTGTATCAAACCCCGGTCAACTTATCTTCAGTGTTAGCAGACCAGATAGAAGATATAGAATTATTAGCACCGGATTTAATACTTAAAACAGATATTAATCCTGAACTCATTGTATCAGGAGATCAAGATTTATTAACCCAAGTATTACAAAATTTAATTGGTAATGCGATTAAATATAATTTGCCGGAAGGTTGGATCAAAATTCAAGGTTATCAACGGGGGAAAAAGGTTATTATTACTGTTACTAATACCTCTAAAGATATTCCTCTTAAAGATCGAGATCGTTTATTTGATCGTTTCTATCGAGGTGATCCGGCGCGAACTCGCCAAATTGAAGGGATCGGATTAGGATTAAGTTTAGCACGAGAAATTGCCCGCGCCCACCAAGGAGATCTAACGTTAGATCCCCCTCAATTGGGTCAAACCTCGTTTACCTTTACCCTTCCCCAAGCGGGGTCAAAATAG
- a CDS encoding thiol-disulfide oxidoreductase DCC family protein encodes MNPTVETLNPSLNTSTSWKIKLLYDGECPLCLREVNFLQKRDAGRGLIAFVNISDINYRPEDHGGISFEAAMGRIHGLLPDGTIIQNLEVFYQIYQLLGLGWIYAPTRWPLIGPVMNTLYQIWADWRLKLTGRPNLATLVKQRQDSLTSETPSECRCQR; translated from the coding sequence ATGAATCCCACTGTAGAAACCCTAAACCCCTCTTTGAACACATCAACTTCTTGGAAAATTAAATTGCTTTATGATGGTGAATGTCCCTTATGTTTACGAGAAGTGAATTTTTTACAGAAACGGGACGCAGGACGAGGATTAATTGCCTTTGTTAATATTAGTGATATTAATTATCGTCCTGAAGATCATGGCGGGATTTCTTTTGAAGCCGCAATGGGACGAATTCATGGCTTACTTCCTGATGGCACAATCATCCAAAATTTAGAGGTATTTTATCAAATTTATCAACTTCTGGGACTCGGTTGGATTTATGCACCCACTCGTTGGCCATTAATTGGCCCCGTTATGAATACACTTTATCAAATTTGGGCTGACTGGCGACTAAAGTTAACAGGACGGCCCAATTTAGCCACATTAGTTAAACAGCGTCAGGACTCTTTAACCTCTGAAACCCCATCAGAATGCCGTTGTCAGCGTTAA
- a CDS encoding class I SAM-dependent methyltransferase, with the protein MSQTYEVWKTAELSQAFLEGVRGAIPLAAEQIDILLRILRKAQPHLDSFLDLGCGDGVLGRSILREYPHAKGVFLDISETMVQVAQEKVDQSSGNLTFILQDFSQKDWVNQLQNQAPFAAIISGFSIHHQPDERKKELYQEIFDLLKPGGIFLNLEHIASATPWGEQLFDELFIDSLYAYHQQLGNNLSREEVDQKYYNRSDKTANLLASVELQCEWLREMEYQNVDCFMKLFEIALFGGIKP; encoded by the coding sequence ATGTCTCAAACCTATGAAGTCTGGAAAACTGCTGAACTCTCTCAAGCCTTTTTAGAGGGAGTCCGAGGGGCAATTCCCTTAGCGGCGGAACAAATTGATATTTTATTAAGAATACTCAGAAAAGCTCAACCTCATCTCGATAGTTTTTTAGATTTAGGCTGTGGAGATGGAGTTTTAGGACGATCTATTTTAAGGGAATATCCTCATGCAAAAGGGGTGTTTTTAGATATTTCTGAAACAATGGTTCAAGTGGCACAAGAGAAAGTGGATCAGTCTTCGGGAAATCTTACTTTTATTTTACAAGATTTTAGCCAAAAAGATTGGGTTAATCAACTTCAAAATCAGGCTCCCTTTGCTGCTATTATATCCGGGTTTTCAATTCACCATCAACCGGATGAACGTAAAAAAGAATTATATCAGGAAATTTTTGATTTACTCAAACCCGGAGGTATTTTCCTCAATTTAGAACATATTGCCTCAGCGACTCCTTGGGGTGAGCAGTTATTTGATGAATTATTCATAGATTCTTTATATGCCTATCATCAACAATTAGGCAATAATTTATCACGGGAAGAAGTCGATCAAAAATATTATAATCGATCAGATAAAACTGCCAATCTTTTAGCTTCTGTTGAATTGCAATGTGAGTGGTTACGGGAGATGGAATATCAAAATGTAGATTGTTTTATGAAATTATTTGAAATCGCCTTATTTGGAGGAATAAAACCCTAA
- a CDS encoding NACHT domain-containing NTPase, whose amino-acid sequence MAKLASSKIELQNRQRVLLQVQKEVKQYRLQSLHRAVLTHLAQETPPLKMRRIWDVELKVSHHPSVRLTPDTGIIQIFDRLNGRLLILGAPGSGKTTTLIGLTKVLVSRAERDTEEPIPVLLNLLTWKNPQQTLADWILEQLHLKYGIAINQGENWMQQLKILPLLDGLDELPFAKQVQCIQEINQLLNGEIAPLHLVVCANVLSYQKLPERLVLNGAIFLRPLTSLQIQDYLINSRSRELWQNIETDEPLLKLAKVPLYLTMMTLAYEEILMMSWKHLNSFEEQRQYLFNAYIRRQLHQDIYKSEYPPGKAPKSESFRRWLGWLATHLKTDEATEFCVKKIPIHWLNDEGQKQRYKLTLKIILGLIWVMILLIILAGVILRQTPLLIMGMGLGLLFAILLETSGLKETIEQFAIRWVLWKDGNIPWNYQRFLKDCSRKLLLHKIGDRYRFIHRLLQEHFANKI is encoded by the coding sequence ATGGCAAAATTGGCTTCTTCCAAGATTGAATTGCAAAATCGTCAAAGGGTACTGCTTCAGGTTCAAAAAGAAGTAAAGCAGTATCGGTTACAGTCGTTACATCGCGCCGTTTTAACGCATTTAGCACAGGAAACTCCCCCCTTAAAAATGCGACGAATTTGGGATGTGGAGTTAAAAGTTAGCCATCATCCCAGTGTTCGTTTAACACCGGATACGGGAATTATTCAAATTTTTGATCGCTTGAATGGGAGATTATTAATTTTAGGTGCTCCGGGCTCAGGAAAAACAACAACGTTAATCGGATTAACTAAAGTATTGGTTAGTCGCGCGGAAAGGGATACGGAAGAACCTATTCCGGTTTTACTAAATTTATTAACCTGGAAAAATCCACAACAAACTCTCGCGGATTGGATTTTAGAACAACTTCATCTGAAGTATGGGATTGCTATTAATCAGGGTGAAAATTGGATGCAGCAACTAAAAATTTTACCCTTATTAGATGGATTAGATGAACTTCCTTTCGCAAAACAAGTTCAATGTATTCAAGAGATTAATCAACTGTTAAATGGAGAGATCGCACCGTTACATTTAGTCGTTTGTGCCAATGTTTTAAGTTATCAAAAACTTCCAGAACGCTTAGTTCTCAATGGTGCAATTTTTTTACGTCCTTTAACCTCTCTCCAAATTCAAGATTATCTGATTAATTCTCGTAGTCGAGAATTGTGGCAAAATATTGAAACCGATGAACCGTTATTAAAGTTAGCAAAAGTTCCGTTATATTTAACTATGATGACGTTAGCTTATGAAGAAATTTTAATGATGTCTTGGAAACATCTAAATTCTTTTGAAGAACAACGTCAGTATTTATTTAATGCTTATATTCGTCGTCAACTGCATCAAGATATTTATAAATCAGAATATCCTCCAGGAAAAGCCCCGAAATCTGAGAGTTTTAGACGGTGGTTAGGATGGTTAGCAACTCATCTTAAAACCGATGAAGCCACAGAATTTTGTGTTAAAAAAATCCCGATCCATTGGTTAAATGATGAAGGACAAAAGCAACGTTATAAATTAACTTTAAAGATAATTTTAGGGTTAATCTGGGTGATGATTTTGCTGATTATATTAGCTGGAGTTATCTTACGTCAAACTCCACTATTAATTATGGGAATGGGTCTAGGATTATTGTTTGCAATTTTATTAGAAACATCAGGTTTAAAGGAAACAATAGAACAGTTTGCTATTCGATGGGTTTTGTGGAAAGATGGGAATATTCCTTGGAATTATCAACGGTTTTTGAAAGATTGCAGTCGTAAATTATTGTTACATAAAATAGGCGATCGCTATCGTTTTATTCACCGTTTATTACAGGAACATTTTGCAAATAAAATTTAA
- a CDS encoding pre-16S rRNA-processing nuclease YqgF: MILGFDPGREKCGIAVMGEDSQLYYHQVILASDVPTIIQSLCQQFTIETVVMGDQTTSKLWKQKLTEILPKSLSIIQVNERYSTLEARDRYWQLYPPKGLTRLIPKGMRTPPRPIDDIVAIVLIERYLNQ, encoded by the coding sequence ATGATTTTAGGTTTTGATCCCGGTCGAGAAAAGTGTGGAATTGCCGTGATGGGTGAAGATTCCCAATTATATTATCATCAGGTAATTTTAGCATCGGATGTTCCTACAATAATTCAATCTCTCTGTCAACAATTTACGATTGAAACGGTAGTCATGGGGGATCAAACCACCTCAAAACTATGGAAACAAAAACTAACTGAAATTTTGCCAAAATCTCTATCTATTATTCAAGTTAATGAACGATATTCTACCTTAGAAGCGCGCGATCGCTATTGGCAACTTTATCCCCCTAAAGGGTTAACTCGTTTAATTCCTAAAGGAATGCGAACCCCACCCCGTCCCATTGATGATATTGTTGCGATTGTGTTAATTGAACGATATTTAAACCAGTAA
- a CDS encoding DUF3084 domain-containing protein: MTAGIILVISILVLGGVIATVSDRLGTKVGKARLSLFNLRPRNTAMVVTIVTGSVLSALTLGILFASSKPLRRGVFQIDKIQTRLNDARKDLTRAEDERKRVETDLAKARVELKTAMDQLNAINQSLQTAQSQAFQTAEELQKTQSRLTELQKQLQGIQSEKTAMEDELARTENRLQQVFQQKQSLQAEISQLRTERQNLIQQREQVKAQIKTRDREIAKRAQEMKQQDQEIEQQEKRITEQDKIIAKRESRLQELEIEQEKLEQQKQILANQVELVERDFQLLREGSVVLERGEVLASGLVHITDPKTALQAINTLLQKANDNAIEVVQLGNTKANQAQVIQITKAEVEELMDQIDDGRDYVVQIISAANFLVGETKVAVFTKAEPNRLLFTTGEIIAGTTFNPSTLSNEQLRKQLQQLLDASSFRARFVGVVDGTVQIGNDRMDTLIRFFQQLQEHNQPLEIQAVAAEDAYTIGPLRLDLLARRNGEVIFSTRQQKPLNDIPQFPNPFNPEPNKLENSTSQSYSIQQDKQSHDFRF, encoded by the coding sequence ATGACCGCAGGAATTATCCTGGTTATATCTATCTTAGTTTTGGGAGGCGTGATTGCCACTGTCAGCGATCGCCTTGGAACGAAAGTTGGAAAGGCCAGGCTGAGTTTATTCAATCTACGCCCCCGCAACACTGCTATGGTTGTTACTATTGTAACGGGTAGTGTCCTTTCCGCATTGACATTAGGGATTTTATTTGCTTCTAGTAAACCCCTGCGTCGGGGTGTTTTTCAAATTGATAAAATTCAAACTCGACTCAATGATGCTCGTAAAGATTTAACTCGTGCTGAAGATGAAAGAAAACGAGTAGAAACGGATTTAGCCAAAGCCAGAGTTGAACTCAAAACCGCAATGGATCAGTTAAATGCGATTAATCAATCGCTACAAACGGCCCAATCACAAGCCTTTCAAACAGCAGAAGAATTACAAAAAACTCAAAGTCGGTTGACAGAGCTTCAAAAACAATTGCAAGGAATTCAATCGGAAAAAACCGCAATGGAAGACGAATTGGCGCGAACCGAAAATCGTCTTCAGCAGGTCTTTCAACAAAAACAAAGTTTACAAGCAGAAATTTCCCAACTCAGAACGGAACGTCAAAATCTGATTCAACAACGAGAACAAGTTAAAGCTCAGATTAAAACTCGTGATCGAGAAATTGCTAAACGCGCTCAAGAAATGAAACAGCAAGATCAAGAAATTGAGCAACAGGAAAAACGGATTACAGAACAGGATAAAATTATTGCTAAACGGGAATCTCGACTTCAAGAACTAGAGATAGAACAGGAAAAATTAGAACAGCAAAAACAAATTTTAGCTAATCAAGTTGAACTGGTTGAACGAGATTTTCAACTTTTACGAGAAGGGAGTGTTGTCTTAGAAAGAGGAGAAGTTTTAGCCAGTGGATTAGTGCATATTACTGACCCTAAAACGGCTCTACAAGCAATTAATACCCTTTTACAAAAAGCCAATGATAATGCTATTGAGGTGGTGCAATTAGGAAATACTAAAGCCAATCAAGCCCAAGTTATTCAAATTACCAAAGCCGAAGTTGAAGAGTTAATGGATCAAATTGATGATGGTCGGGATTATGTGGTACAAATCATTTCCGCAGCGAACTTTTTAGTGGGTGAAACAAAAGTAGCGGTTTTTACAAAAGCTGAACCCAATCGCTTATTATTTACAACAGGAGAAATTATTGCGGGTACAACCTTTAATCCCTCCACTTTATCTAATGAGCAATTACGAAAACAACTGCAACAACTATTAGATGCTTCTAGTTTTCGGGCGCGTTTTGTTGGGGTTGTTGATGGAACAGTGCAAATTGGGAATGATAGAATGGATACATTAATTCGTTTTTTTCAACAATTGCAAGAGCATAATCAACCCCTAGAAATTCAAGCTGTTGCTGCGGAAGATGCCTATACAATAGGGCCGTTACGACTGGATTTATTAGCCCGTCGTAATGGAGAAGTGATCTTTAGTACCCGACAACAGAAACCCTTGAATGATATCCCTCAATTTCCCAATCCATTCAATCCAGAGCCGAATAAATTAGAAAATTCTACCTCTCAATCTTATTCTATTCAACAGGATAAACAATCCCATGATTTTAGGTTTTGA
- the ntcA gene encoding global nitrogen regulator NtcA, whose product MTYDRPLAEVFRSIGGGAFPPVVESFERGKTIFFPGDPAERVYVLIKGAVKLSRVYEAGEEITVALLRENSVFGVLSLITGHRSDRFYHAVAFTPVELLSVPIEQVEKALKSDPELSMVLLRGLSSRILQTEMMIETLAHRDMGSRLVSFLLILCRDFGVPGKDGIRIDLKLSHQAIAEAIGSTRVTVTRLLGDLRQKNMISIHKKKITVHNPVTLSQQFT is encoded by the coding sequence GTGACGTATGATAGACCGTTAGCAGAAGTGTTCCGCAGCATCGGCGGAGGGGCATTCCCTCCCGTCGTGGAAAGCTTTGAACGGGGTAAGACGATCTTCTTTCCCGGCGATCCGGCGGAGCGCGTCTATGTTCTGATCAAAGGTGCGGTAAAACTGTCCAGAGTCTATGAAGCTGGAGAAGAGATTACTGTTGCTTTACTTCGAGAAAATAGTGTATTTGGTGTTTTATCTTTAATTACAGGTCATCGGTCAGATCGGTTTTACCACGCCGTCGCCTTTACCCCTGTCGAACTGCTCTCGGTTCCCATTGAACAAGTTGAGAAAGCACTCAAAAGTGATCCCGAACTCTCAATGGTGTTGTTGCGAGGGTTATCGTCTCGGATTTTACAAACAGAGATGATGATTGAAACCTTAGCCCATCGAGATATGGGATCAAGATTAGTCAGCTTTCTTCTGATTCTTTGTCGAGATTTTGGTGTCCCTGGTAAAGATGGGATTCGCATTGACCTAAAGTTATCCCATCAAGCGATCGCAGAAGCCATTGGTTCAACGCGAGTAACTGTTACCCGTTTATTAGGAGATTTGCGACAAAAAAACATGATCTCGATTCATAAGAAAAAGATCACCGTTCATAATCCCGTTACCTTGAGTCAGCAGTTCACCTAG